The uncultured Desulfatiglans sp. DNA window ATCACCCTGACGGATCAGACGGTCATGAAAGTCTTGTGCGATTGATTCTCCTGCCTTCGTTGCCGGTCCACTGGGCGGGCGGATGACGTGCGGGCGTCATGCAAAGGCCGGCCTTTCGTCTGCTTCCCGACCAGGACGATCTGCACGGGCGGGTCTAGGGCCGCACAAGGGGTCATGTGGAAAGGAAACCCGAGTGCATCGTTTCGAGGGCACATTCTTGGGATCTTGCGGGCGAGCGTTGATCGAAGAAAAGCATTTTCGATTTTATCGGCAGCGCCGCCCTGCAATGGAATGCTCTGGTTTCATTCGCTATTCGACTGGCGGATCAGGGTATACCCCGATGTGTGCACTGTTTGATCTCCGGTGTTCCCACCTTTAGGCACAGGCTTTGCTGCTGGTCTTACCGTTTCCGCCAAAGCCCTTTGGGGTCAGGCGGGGTGGTGGGGCTGGCAGCGAGGGGTGGCACGAAAGGATAGGTCAAATGGGAGCGATGAAAAAGCAGTGTTTCGGTGTGTTTGCAGCCGTTTTTTTCCTGATGATGTTTTTTGCCTCAGCGGCTTGGGCTGCTGAGACCGTTGGGCAGATCGACATCAACGAGGCTAGCGTCGAGGAATTGACCGATCTTGAAGGGGTTGGACCGGGGTATGCCCAGAAGATCGTTGAGTATCGCAAAGAAAACGGGCCTTTCGACAAACCGGAGGATATCATGAAGGTGAAGGGCATCGGAGACAAGATATGGGAAACGAATAAGGACAGGATCAAAACAAAGTAACCAGGAAGGAAAACCAGATCCCCTCCTGCCTCAGCACCACCCAGCGATGGTGTATCCGCCCCGACCGCCGCAGGGTCTGCTCCTCCACGAAATATTGCTTGCCGATTTTCTGTAAAAGGGCTAAAGATCATAGGAAGAATGCCGCTAAACCTGTGCCTCACGGCCTAACGGTGCCTTTCCCGTTCTGGTCCATCCGGAAAAGAACATCCGGCACGACCGATTTTGATCATGTGATGCACAGCCGGGGCGGCCGGTTTGTCGACCAGGACTAAAGAATCTTTTGCCGGTCCAGGGGCAAACCACCGTTTGTGCGGCTGCCGGCAGGCCGCCGGACAAGCGA harbors:
- a CDS encoding exported hypothetical protein (Evidence 5 : Unknown function), which codes for MGAMKKQCFGVFAAVFFLMMFFASAAWAAETVGQIDINEASVEELTDLEGVGPGYAQKIVEYRKENGPFDKPEDIMKVKGIGDKIWETNKDRIKTK